A single Micromonospora sp. CCTCC AA 2012012 DNA region contains:
- a CDS encoding roadblock/LC7 domain-containing protein gives MAQKTATSSDLTWLLDDLVGRVKQAEHAVALSTDGLLMAASKGLSRDDGEHLAAMAAGIQSLARGAGKRFGGGQVQQTIIEMQSSFLFVTAAGRNACLAVLASEDADVGLIAYEMAMLVTRVGKFVASPTREVSPGENLAR, from the coding sequence GTGGCGCAGAAGACCGCAACGAGTTCCGACCTGACGTGGTTGCTGGACGACCTGGTCGGCCGGGTGAAGCAGGCGGAGCACGCCGTCGCGCTCTCCACCGACGGGCTGCTGATGGCCGCGTCGAAGGGGCTGAGCCGGGACGACGGCGAGCACCTGGCAGCCATGGCGGCCGGCATCCAGAGCCTGGCCCGGGGCGCCGGCAAGCGGTTCGGCGGCGGGCAGGTGCAGCAGACCATCATCGAGATGCAGTCGTCGTTCCTGTTCGTCACGGCGGCCGGCCGTAACGCGTGCCTGGCGGTGCTCGCCTCCGAGGACGCCGACGTCGGCCTGATCGCGTACGAGATGGCGATGCTGGTGACGCGGGTCGGCAAGTTCGTCGCCTCGCCGACCCGTGAGGTGTCGCCCGGCGAGAACCTGGCGCGATGA
- a CDS encoding DUF742 domain-containing protein: MTAPGEPAAQEWVDDHAGPVVRPYAVTGGRARPVTGTFDLISLVTATRADVGSEAGLGPEHVAIVGLCQRIQSVAEVAAHLDLPVGSVRVLLGDLVARNLVRVREPRATSAGLPDESVFEAVINGLRAL; this comes from the coding sequence ATGACCGCCCCCGGCGAGCCCGCCGCACAGGAGTGGGTGGACGACCATGCGGGCCCGGTGGTCCGCCCGTACGCGGTGACCGGCGGCCGGGCCCGCCCCGTCACCGGCACCTTCGACCTGATCTCCCTGGTCACGGCGACCCGGGCCGACGTGGGCTCGGAGGCCGGCCTGGGTCCCGAGCACGTGGCCATCGTGGGCCTCTGCCAGCGGATCCAGTCGGTGGCCGAGGTCGCCGCCCATCTGGACCTGCCGGTGGGCAGCGTCCGGGTGCTCCTCGGCGACCTGGTGGCCCGCAATCTGGTCCGGGTCCGTGAACCACGGGCCACTTCGGCCGGTCTTCCCGACGAGAGCGTTTTCGAGGCGGTAATCAATGGACTACGTGCGCTCTGA
- a CDS encoding GTP-binding protein → MDYVRSERPAGAAPLPTAIKILIAGGFGAGKTTMVGAVSETRPLRTEEVLTETGIGIDDLSGVEDKTTTTVAMDFGRITISDDLVLYLFGTPGQDRFWFVWDELALGAIGAVVLADTRRLADCFPSIDYFEERGTPFVVAVNCFEGSREFRLDEVQTALNLDPGVPVLLCDARQRESSKEVLITLLEHAMKTREARRRAAD, encoded by the coding sequence ATGGACTACGTGCGCTCTGAGCGGCCGGCCGGCGCGGCGCCGCTGCCCACCGCGATCAAGATCCTCATTGCCGGCGGCTTCGGTGCCGGCAAGACCACCATGGTCGGCGCGGTCAGCGAGACCCGGCCGCTGCGGACCGAGGAGGTGCTGACCGAGACCGGCATCGGCATCGACGACCTCTCCGGCGTGGAGGACAAGACCACCACCACGGTGGCGATGGACTTCGGCCGGATCACCATCAGCGACGACCTGGTGCTCTATCTCTTCGGCACGCCCGGACAGGACCGGTTCTGGTTCGTCTGGGACGAGCTGGCGCTCGGTGCCATCGGCGCGGTGGTGCTCGCCGACACCCGGCGGCTCGCCGACTGCTTCCCGTCGATCGACTACTTCGAGGAGCGGGGCACCCCGTTCGTGGTGGCGGTGAACTGCTTCGAGGGCTCCCGGGAGTTCCGATTGGACGAGGTGCAGACCGCGCTGAACCTCGACCCGGGCGTGCCGGTGCTGCTCTGCGACGCGCGGCAGCGGGAGTCCAGCAAGGAGGTCCTCATCACCCTGCTGGAGCACGCGATGAAGACCCGCGAGGCCCGCCGCCGCGCCGCCGACTGA
- a CDS encoding GNAT family N-acetyltransferase has product MLADLWPPYGLTIVTPRLELRLPREEELARLAEVAANGVHRADERPFLTPWTDGGPEDRARSVLQGHWSRLAGWSAAEWSLGLAVLHQGEPLGMVTLRARDFAVLREVSTSSWLGVDHHGRGHGTEARIGLLTLAFDHLGARAARTEVFQDNHASQRVSRKLGYEPDGISVDARDGEAVVSDRLRLTRQNWERQERPPVRVQGLRACRPMFGG; this is encoded by the coding sequence GTGCTCGCTGACCTGTGGCCCCCGTACGGCCTGACCATCGTCACGCCACGCCTCGAACTCCGGCTGCCCAGGGAGGAGGAACTGGCGCGGCTCGCCGAGGTGGCCGCCAACGGTGTGCACCGGGCGGACGAACGTCCGTTCCTGACGCCGTGGACCGACGGCGGCCCCGAGGACCGGGCGCGGTCCGTGCTCCAGGGACACTGGAGCCGGCTTGCGGGGTGGAGCGCGGCGGAGTGGAGCCTCGGACTCGCGGTGCTGCACCAGGGGGAGCCGCTCGGCATGGTCACCCTGCGCGCCCGGGACTTCGCGGTGCTCCGCGAGGTCTCGACCTCCTCCTGGCTGGGCGTCGACCACCACGGCCGGGGTCACGGCACCGAGGCGCGGATCGGCCTGCTCACGCTGGCCTTCGACCACCTCGGCGCGCGGGCGGCACGCACCGAGGTGTTCCAGGACAACCACGCGTCCCAGCGGGTCTCCCGCAAGCTCGGCTACGAGCCCGACGGCATCTCGGTCGACGCCCGCGACGGCGAGGCGGTCGTGTCCGACCGCCTCCGGCTCACCCGGCAGAACTGGGAACGGCAGGAGCGACCCCCGGTGCGGGTCCAGGGGCTGCGGGCCTGCCGCCCGATGTTCGGCGGGTGA
- a CDS encoding LysR family transcriptional regulator, whose protein sequence is METRELRYFVAVAEELHFGRAATRLGMAQPPLSRAIRQLERRLGVTLLDRTSRAVSLTAAGSVLLREARAALDAVDAAGRRTRRAALAASGEPGLVLVMKAGTSGELLPRLLDAYAAEPDAVTVEVLLCGIGEQERLLRDGRADVALLHRPFDSASGFDSEELRTEQQVAVLPVGHPLAGRAELRVAEVAALADLPLPRWPRHDGSYPEGPGPQVRDHAQLYQLIALGRAVAVLPESCRVHLRDDLTTVPVTDAPAVTTVIAWPPQSRSRALAALVRTATRLSYGDAGHPAPEPGLVPV, encoded by the coding sequence ATGGAGACGCGGGAGCTGCGCTACTTCGTCGCGGTCGCCGAGGAACTGCACTTCGGGCGGGCCGCGACCCGCCTCGGCATGGCGCAGCCGCCGCTGTCGCGGGCCATCCGGCAGCTCGAACGGCGACTCGGCGTCACCCTGCTGGACCGCACCAGCCGCGCGGTCAGCCTCACTGCGGCCGGCTCGGTGCTGCTGCGCGAGGCCCGCGCGGCACTCGACGCGGTCGACGCCGCCGGCCGCCGTACCCGCCGCGCCGCCCTGGCCGCCTCCGGCGAGCCGGGCCTGGTCCTGGTCATGAAGGCCGGCACCAGCGGTGAGCTGCTGCCGAGGCTGCTCGACGCGTACGCCGCCGAGCCCGACGCGGTCACCGTCGAGGTGCTGCTCTGCGGCATCGGCGAGCAGGAGCGGCTGCTGCGCGACGGACGCGCCGACGTGGCGCTGCTGCACCGGCCGTTCGACTCGGCCAGCGGGTTCGACAGCGAGGAGCTGCGCACCGAGCAGCAGGTCGCGGTCCTGCCGGTCGGGCACCCCCTCGCCGGGCGGGCCGAGCTGCGGGTGGCCGAGGTCGCCGCGCTGGCCGATCTGCCGCTGCCGCGCTGGCCACGCCACGACGGCAGCTACCCGGAGGGCCCGGGCCCGCAGGTGCGGGACCACGCGCAGCTCTATCAACTGATCGCGCTGGGCCGCGCCGTGGCCGTGCTGCCCGAGTCGTGCCGGGTCCACCTCCGTGACGATCTCACCACCGTGCCGGTGACGGATGCCCCGGCGGTGACCACGGTGATCGCCTGGCCACCGCAGAGCCGGTCCCGTGCCCTCGCCGCGCTGGTCCGGACGGCCACCCGCCTGTCGTACGGCGACGCCGGCCACCCCGCCCCGGAACCCGGCCTGGTGCCGGTCTAG
- a CDS encoding SDR family oxidoreductase, with the protein MNERTIALVTGANKGIGYEIAAGLGALGWSVGVGARDEQRREEAVAKLRAAGVDAFGVPLDVTDDASVAAAAELVRERAGRLDVLVNNAGVTGGMPQQPSTVDLAAVRTAVETNVLGVLRVTNAMLPLLRRSASPRIVNMSSGVGSLTRQTASLDERETGPLSAAYSPSKTMLNAVTIQYAKELRDTNILINAACPGFVATDLNGFRGVRTPEQGAAVAIRLATLPDDGPTGGFFEDAGVVPW; encoded by the coding sequence ATGAACGAACGGACGATCGCGCTGGTCACCGGCGCGAACAAGGGAATCGGATACGAGATCGCCGCGGGTCTGGGCGCCCTCGGCTGGAGCGTCGGCGTCGGCGCCCGGGACGAGCAGCGCCGGGAGGAGGCGGTGGCGAAGCTGCGGGCCGCCGGGGTCGACGCGTTCGGCGTACCGCTGGACGTGACCGACGACGCGAGCGTGGCCGCCGCCGCCGAGCTGGTGCGGGAGCGTGCCGGCCGCCTCGACGTGCTCGTCAACAACGCCGGCGTGACCGGCGGCATGCCGCAGCAGCCCAGCACGGTCGACCTGGCGGCGGTGCGGACGGCCGTGGAGACCAACGTCCTCGGCGTCCTGCGCGTCACCAACGCAATGCTGCCGCTGCTGCGCCGCTCCGCGTCACCCCGGATCGTGAACATGTCCAGCGGCGTCGGCTCCCTCACCCGGCAGACCGCCTCCCTCGACGAGCGCGAGACGGGCCCGCTGTCGGCCGCGTACTCGCCGTCGAAGACCATGCTCAACGCGGTGACCATCCAGTACGCCAAGGAGCTGCGCGACACGAACATCCTGATCAACGCCGCCTGCCCGGGCTTCGTAGCGACCGACCTCAACGGGTTCCGCGGCGTGCGTACCCCCGAACAGGGCGCGGCGGTCGCGATCCGGCTGGCGACGCTGCCCGACGACGGCCCCACCGGCGGGTTCTTCGAGGACGCCGGGGTGGTGCCCTGGTGA
- a CDS encoding class I SAM-dependent methyltransferase: protein MTGRALSFGTVAEAYERFRPGYPAALADLVLTYAGRPVRTALEIGAGTGKATRLFARRGIAVTATEPDAAMLAELRRQVPTGVRTVQAAFEDLPPGESHGLVYAAAALHWTRPEGRWSRMAALLEPGGVFASFGGPLRLADPAVAEAVHAARAPFLDSDEVPSPDGTPADQVLQWPGTELARSAWFTDVRQSVIERRLTMTAHDFVGLLSTVSAYLTLPPAAREQVFDRIVRVLPEAVEVTADVTVHLARRSSGDAG from the coding sequence ATGACCGGGCGTGCGCTGAGTTTCGGGACGGTGGCGGAGGCGTACGAGCGGTTCCGGCCGGGATATCCGGCGGCGCTCGCCGACCTGGTGCTGACGTACGCGGGTCGGCCGGTGCGGACCGCCCTGGAGATCGGTGCCGGGACGGGCAAGGCGACCCGGCTGTTCGCCCGGCGGGGAATCGCGGTCACCGCGACCGAACCGGACGCCGCCATGCTCGCCGAGCTACGGCGGCAGGTGCCCACGGGGGTCCGCACCGTGCAGGCCGCCTTCGAGGACCTGCCACCGGGCGAGAGCCACGGGCTGGTGTACGCGGCGGCGGCGCTGCACTGGACGAGGCCGGAGGGACGGTGGTCGAGGATGGCCGCGCTGCTGGAACCGGGCGGGGTCTTCGCCTCGTTCGGTGGACCGCTCCGGCTGGCCGACCCGGCCGTGGCGGAGGCCGTCCACGCGGCCCGGGCGCCGTTCCTGGACAGCGACGAGGTGCCGTCTCCCGACGGGACGCCCGCCGACCAGGTCCTCCAGTGGCCCGGCACGGAACTCGCCCGGTCCGCCTGGTTCACCGACGTGCGGCAGTCCGTCATCGAGCGACGCCTGACGATGACCGCCCACGACTTCGTCGGTCTGCTCTCCACCGTCTCGGCCTATCTCACCCTGCCGCCCGCCGCGCGCGAGCAGGTCTTCGACCGGATCGTCCGGGTCCTGCCGGAGGCCGTGGAGGTCACCGCCGACGTCACCGTCCACCTCGCGCGACGCAGCAGCGGTGACGCGGGCTGA
- a CDS encoding barstar family protein, with the protein MTGRLTACARGALVELAAVLPAAGSFVVARLDGTRMPDADHAFYEFSDALLFPGYFGWNWAALSDCLRDLHWLPADGYLIVVENASRLLSGSTEDRQTLFRVLSRAVQDWADPLGRPDDRSVPFTVLLLCDRDEEAASLREEIARAMHQPR; encoded by the coding sequence GTGACGGGTCGGCTCACGGCGTGCGCGCGGGGTGCCCTGGTGGAGCTGGCGGCGGTGCTGCCGGCGGCCGGCAGCTTCGTGGTCGCCCGGCTCGACGGCACGCGGATGCCGGACGCGGACCACGCCTTCTACGAGTTCTCCGACGCGCTGCTCTTCCCCGGCTACTTCGGCTGGAACTGGGCCGCGCTGTCGGACTGCCTCCGTGACCTGCACTGGTTGCCCGCGGACGGGTATCTGATCGTGGTGGAGAACGCGTCCCGGTTGCTGTCGGGCTCCACCGAGGACCGGCAGACGCTGTTCCGAGTCCTGTCGCGCGCCGTGCAGGACTGGGCTGACCCGCTCGGGCGGCCGGACGACCGGAGCGTCCCGTTCACCGTGCTGCTGCTCTGCGACCGCGACGAGGAGGCGGCGTCGCTGCGGGAGGAGATCGCCCGGGCGATGCACCAGCCGCGCTGA
- a CDS encoding MFS transporter: MDAVNTEGPRAGRREWLGFGVLMLPLLLVSMDVSVLYFAVPFISRELAPTSTQQLWIFDMYGFVLAGLLLTMGSLGDRIGRRRLLLVGAAAFSAASLLAAYAGSAEVLILARALLGIGGATLMPSTLGLIRNMFQDDRQRGTAIAIWTAAMTGGIAIGPVLSGFLLEHFWWGSVFLINIPAMALLLLLGPVLLPEFRTPHATGFDLVGSVLSLAAILPMIYGIKELARDGFAPLPAAALLAGAAVGALFLHRQRTRPEPMIDLTLFRRRAFGASLLVTMLATFALVGFAIFTTQYLQLVLGMSPLRAALWSLLPTVGVGAAAPLAAVAARRTNRAYVMAAGFVVAAGGFAVLTAVRPGSGLWPVMIGASLYAVGLVVVMSLVTDVVLGEAPAERASSVSGLLESATEFAGALGMALLGSVGSAVYRLRIGPALPDGLPPVATGEARETLAGALTTAARLPGGTGALILTAARAAFLDGMHAAAVAAGVVMLVAAVLCVVLLRHAHAVDAAAARPDGPPADVPTLDRPAAV; this comes from the coding sequence ATGGATGCGGTGAACACGGAGGGGCCCCGGGCGGGCCGAAGGGAATGGCTCGGCTTCGGGGTGCTGATGCTGCCCCTGCTGCTGGTCTCGATGGACGTGTCGGTGCTCTACTTCGCCGTGCCGTTCATCAGCCGGGAGCTGGCCCCGACCAGCACTCAGCAACTCTGGATCTTCGACATGTACGGCTTCGTCCTCGCCGGCCTGCTGCTCACGATGGGCTCCCTCGGGGACCGGATCGGGCGGCGTCGGCTGCTGCTGGTCGGCGCCGCCGCGTTCAGCGCGGCCTCGCTGCTGGCCGCGTACGCCGGCAGCGCCGAGGTGCTGATCCTCGCCCGGGCGCTGCTGGGCATCGGCGGCGCCACCCTGATGCCGTCGACGCTCGGCCTGATCCGCAACATGTTCCAGGACGACCGGCAGCGGGGCACGGCGATCGCGATCTGGACCGCCGCGATGACCGGCGGCATCGCGATCGGGCCGGTGCTCAGCGGCTTCCTGCTCGAACACTTCTGGTGGGGATCGGTCTTTCTGATCAACATCCCGGCGATGGCCCTGCTGCTGCTCCTCGGCCCGGTCCTGCTGCCCGAGTTCCGCACGCCGCACGCCACCGGCTTCGACCTGGTCGGCTCGGTGCTCTCGCTGGCCGCCATCCTGCCCATGATCTACGGCATCAAGGAGCTGGCCCGGGACGGCTTCGCGCCGCTGCCGGCGGCGGCCCTCCTCGCCGGAGCAGCCGTCGGCGCCCTCTTCCTCCACCGGCAGCGGACCCGGCCCGAGCCGATGATCGACCTGACGCTGTTCCGCCGTCGGGCGTTCGGCGCCTCCCTGCTGGTCACCATGCTCGCCACGTTCGCGCTGGTCGGCTTCGCCATCTTCACCACCCAGTACCTCCAGCTCGTCCTCGGCATGAGCCCGCTGCGGGCGGCGCTGTGGAGCCTGCTGCCGACCGTCGGGGTGGGGGCCGCCGCACCGCTCGCGGCGGTCGCCGCCCGCCGGACCAACCGGGCGTACGTCATGGCCGCCGGTTTCGTCGTCGCCGCCGGTGGCTTCGCGGTGCTGACCGCGGTCCGACCCGGGTCGGGCCTGTGGCCCGTCATGATCGGCGCGAGCCTCTACGCCGTCGGCCTGGTGGTGGTGATGTCCCTGGTCACCGACGTGGTCCTCGGCGAGGCGCCCGCCGAGCGGGCCAGCTCGGTCTCCGGCCTGCTGGAGTCGGCGACGGAGTTCGCCGGCGCCCTCGGGATGGCCCTGCTGGGCAGCGTCGGCAGCGCCGTCTACCGGCTCCGGATCGGTCCGGCGCTGCCCGACGGCCTACCGCCGGTGGCCACCGGCGAGGCCCGGGAGACGCTGGCCGGCGCCCTCACCACCGCGGCCCGACTGCCGGGCGGGACCGGCGCGCTGATCCTGACGGCGGCGCGGGCGGCGTTCCTCGACGGCATGCACGCCGCGGCCGTCGCCGCCGGGGTGGTGATGCTGGTCGCCGCCGTGCTCTGCGTCGTCCTGCTCCGCCACGCCCACGCCGTCGACGCGGCAGCGGCGCGACCGGACGGGCCACCCGCCGACGTCCCGACCCTCGACCGCCCGGCCGCGGTCTGA
- a CDS encoding TetR/AcrR family transcriptional regulator C-terminal domain-containing protein, translated as MTDDTDSGLPASLEAAWGLRERPTRGPKRGLSLDRIVQAAIAVAAADGLAAVSMGRVAKELGTAPMSLYRYVAAKTELLDLMTDAAFGPPEPTPGPEVTWREGMSRWAWDQLAGFRRHPWLRHVPVGSPPILPNQIAWMEHALAVLRPTGLTGPEKIATVLLVSGYVRYWATVTLDVQAVAQAAGSTAEEAMATYGRRLAKVVDPARFPEVSELMSSGGLDDEPGNPDADFVFGLERILDGVEALVRSRATGHAAATG; from the coding sequence ATGACAGACGACACCGACAGCGGACTGCCGGCCAGCCTCGAAGCCGCCTGGGGGCTGCGGGAACGGCCGACCAGAGGACCGAAGCGCGGGCTGAGCCTGGACCGGATCGTCCAGGCCGCGATCGCCGTCGCCGCGGCGGACGGCCTCGCCGCGGTCTCGATGGGCCGGGTCGCCAAGGAACTCGGCACGGCCCCGATGTCGCTCTACCGGTACGTCGCCGCGAAGACGGAACTGCTGGACCTGATGACCGACGCCGCCTTCGGGCCGCCGGAGCCGACGCCCGGCCCCGAGGTCACCTGGCGCGAGGGCATGAGCCGGTGGGCCTGGGATCAGCTGGCCGGCTTCCGGCGGCATCCCTGGTTGCGGCACGTTCCGGTCGGTTCGCCACCGATCCTGCCGAACCAGATCGCCTGGATGGAGCACGCGCTCGCGGTGCTCCGCCCGACCGGCCTCACCGGGCCGGAGAAGATCGCCACCGTGCTGCTGGTCAGCGGCTACGTGCGCTACTGGGCCACGGTCACCCTCGACGTCCAGGCCGTCGCGCAGGCCGCCGGCTCGACCGCCGAGGAGGCGATGGCCACGTACGGGCGGCGGCTCGCGAAGGTCGTCGACCCCGCCCGGTTCCCCGAGGTCAGCGAGCTGATGAGCAGCGGTGGCCTGGACGACGAACCGGGCAACCCCGACGCGGACTTCGTCTTCGGCCTGGAGCGGATCCTGGACGGCGTCGAGGCGCTGGTCCGCTCCCGCGCGACCGGGCACGCCGCGGCCACCGGCTGA